One segment of Phragmites australis chromosome 13, lpPhrAust1.1, whole genome shotgun sequence DNA contains the following:
- the LOC133889796 gene encoding uncharacterized protein LOC133889796, whose protein sequence is MQRWTRNGMLNFSQPSPSSPFSFYDAGQGASSSRRSHSCSRSQDKDQRNLEKNLTKVRKEWMKVKEEMGYARLLSEHLSETVTEADRKVAAMLEELDRTDKYMQDILSSQHK, encoded by the coding sequence ATGCAGCGGTGGACTCGCAACGGGATGCTCAACTTCTCGCAgccgtcgccgtcgtctccCTTCAGCTTCTACGACGCCGGCCAGGGAGCATCAAGCAGCCGCAGGTCCCACAGCTGCAGCAGAAGCCAGGACAAGGACCAGCGCAACCTGGAGAAGAACTTGACCAAGGTCCGGAAGGAGTGGATGAAGGTGAAGGAGGAGATGGGGTACGCGAGGCTGCTGAGCGAGCACCTCAGCGAGACAGTGACGGAGGCCGACCGGAAGGTGGCCGCCATGCTCGAGGAGCTCGACCGGACGGACAAGTACATGCAGGATATACTGTCTAGCCAGCATAAATGA
- the LOC133888982 gene encoding vacuolar iron transporter homolog 2-like, with protein sequence MDPYLSSYVHAGAAAAASPNGKTTESGDVRPLSAVVVVDVEAPALTKTAEADPSEDGVNYMARAQWLRAAVLGANDGLVSVASLMIGVGAVNATRKAMLVSGLAGLVAGACSMAIGEFVSVYAQYDIEVSQIKRDGTDGGASKESLPSPAQAAFASALAFAVGALLPLLSGVFIPSWGARVAAVCVASSVGLAGFGVAGAYLGGANIVRSGLRVLVGGWLAMLVTFGVLRLFGTVFHIQISSA encoded by the coding sequence ATGGACCCTTACCTCAGCTCCTACGTCCacgcgggggcggcggcggccgcctctCCGAATGGCAAGACGACTGAATCAGGTGATGTGCGGCCATTATCGGCGGTCGTCGTTGTCGACGTCGAGGCGCCTGCGTTGACGAAGACGGCCGAGGCCGATCCGAGCGAGGACGGCGTTAACTACATGGCCCGCGCGCAGTGGCTCCGTGCTGCCGTCCTCGGCGCCAACGACGGACTCGTCTCCGTGGCGTCCCTCATGATCGGCGTCGGCGCCGTGAACGCGACCCGCAAGGCCATGCTCGTGTCCGGCCTGGCGGGGCTGGTGGCCGGCGCCTGCAGCATGGCCATCGGCGAGTTCGTGTCCGTGTACGCGCAGTACGACATCGAGGTGTCGCAGATCAAGCGCGACGGCACCGACGGCGGCGCCAGCAAGGAGAGCCTGCCGAGCCCGGCTCAGGCCGCGTTCGCGTCGGCGCTGGCGTTCGCGGTCGGCGCCCTCCTGCCGCTGCTGTCCGGCGTGTTCATCCCGTCCTGGGGCGCCAGGGTCGCGGCTGTGTGCGTGGCGAGCAGCGTCGGCCTTGCAGGGTTCGGCGTGGCGGGCGCGTACCTGGGCGGCGCGAACATCGTGAGGTCCGGCCTCAGGGTCCTCGTGGGCGGGTGGCTCGCCATGCTCGTCACGTTCGGCGTGCTACGGCTCTTCGGGACCGTGTTTCACATACAGATCTCGTCGGCGTGA